Proteins found in one Canis lupus baileyi chromosome 26, mCanLup2.hap1, whole genome shotgun sequence genomic segment:
- the WFDC10B gene encoding protein WFDC10B, whose translation MPTQALLLILLLCMLLLQVQGGYHELKRKPSQKACEKKPSMDLCSNHCSYFLKCPEVNAICCPTFCGNVCMSR comes from the exons ATGCCAACCCAGGCTCTGCTGCTCATCCTGCTCCTCTGTATGCTGCTGCTGCAAGTCCAGGGAGGGTACCATGAACTGAAGAGGAAGCCAA GTCAAAAGGCCTGTGAGAAGAAGCCCAGCATGGACCTTTGCAGCAAtcattgttcatattttctaaagTGTCCAGAAGTGAACGCTATATGCTGTCCAACCTTCTGTGGGAATGTTTGCATGAGTCGCTAG